A section of the Pleurocapsa minor HA4230-MV1 genome encodes:
- a CDS encoding pirin family protein, with the protein MTTQTQTLRTVAGIINSVETLEGAGFLVRRPFPKSSFSEFDPFLLLDELGPVNQKPGQAKGAPDHPHRGFETVSYVLDGRLEHKDSVGHAGLLNPGDVQWMTAGAGVVHSEMPEAEFTRTGGRLHGIQLWVNLPQRDKMIAPRYQEIPSAQIPVAQTKDGSVTVRVIAGESLGAKAVIETRTPIIYLHFTLQPGASIVQSVPKEYNAFTYVLDGSGLFGTEQERGEDGQMVIFAPDGEEVAIANPADATQPLDLLLIAGVPLNEPVVRYGPFVMNTEAEILQAIDDYQNGRMGHIYA; encoded by the coding sequence ATGACAACTCAAACTCAAACACTCCGAACCGTTGCTGGAATCATTAATAGTGTAGAAACGCTTGAAGGAGCCGGCTTCCTGGTGCGTCGTCCTTTTCCCAAGAGTAGCTTTTCCGAGTTTGACCCCTTTCTCCTCCTCGATGAATTGGGTCCCGTGAATCAGAAGCCCGGTCAAGCAAAGGGCGCACCAGATCATCCCCATCGTGGCTTTGAAACCGTCAGCTACGTCCTGGATGGACGGCTGGAACACAAGGACTCGGTCGGTCATGCCGGACTGCTCAATCCCGGTGATGTGCAGTGGATGACCGCTGGAGCAGGCGTAGTACATTCCGAAATGCCAGAAGCTGAGTTTACCCGCACGGGTGGGCGACTGCACGGCATTCAACTCTGGGTCAACTTGCCACAGCGGGACAAGATGATTGCTCCTCGCTATCAGGAAATTCCGTCAGCGCAGATTCCAGTGGCTCAGACCAAAGATGGGTCAGTGACAGTGCGAGTGATTGCGGGAGAATCGTTGGGGGCGAAAGCGGTGATTGAAACCCGCACCCCGATTATCTATCTGCACTTCACGCTCCAACCGGGAGCAAGCATTGTTCAATCGGTACCGAAAGAGTACAACGCCTTTACCTATGTCCTCGATGGGTCTGGTTTGTTTGGCACTGAGCAGGAACGGGGTGAGGATGGGCAAATGGTGATTTTTGCACCTGATGGTGAGGAAGTGGCGATCGCTAATCCTGCGGATGCCACCCAACCCCTCGATCTACTGCTGATTGCTGGAGTGCCACTGAATGAACCTGTGGTGCGCTATGGTCCTTTTGTGATGAATACTGAAGCCGAAATACTGCAAGCGATCGACGATTACCAAAATGGAAGGATGGGACATATTTATGCTTAA
- a CDS encoding glucose 1-dehydrogenase, whose product MNTELFNLEGKTAIVTGGGNGIGKACCLMLFDSGANIVVADLKTEDAQKVADEIKQKGGKAIAVSCNVTKDEELTNLVKRTVDEFGGINILVNNVGGGGAGKESPSDISVDDFARTFQLNVFSAWRLSQLCAPEMKKSGYGSIISMSSMSSINKSPAISAYASSKAAINHMTANLAFDYGPEVRINAVAPGAIKTDALASVLTPEREQKMLSHTPLQRLGEVQDIAGAVLYFAAPISSWVSGQVLFVNGGGVQTLD is encoded by the coding sequence ATGAATACAGAACTATTTAACTTAGAAGGAAAAACTGCGATTGTTACTGGAGGCGGGAACGGCATCGGCAAAGCCTGTTGTTTGATGCTCTTTGATTCTGGTGCTAATATCGTAGTCGCGGATTTAAAAACAGAAGATGCTCAAAAAGTAGCCGATGAAATTAAGCAAAAAGGCGGAAAAGCGATCGCCGTATCCTGCAATGTAACCAAAGACGAAGAACTGACTAACTTAGTCAAGCGTACAGTTGATGAATTTGGCGGTATAAATATTTTAGTCAACAATGTTGGCGGTGGCGGTGCTGGAAAAGAAAGTCCGTCAGATATTTCGGTAGATGACTTTGCTCGAACTTTTCAACTCAATGTATTTAGTGCCTGGCGGTTGTCGCAACTGTGCGCTCCTGAAATGAAAAAGTCTGGGTATGGCTCGATTATCAGTATGTCTTCAATGTCATCCATAAACAAAAGTCCTGCTATCAGCGCCTATGCTTCATCTAAAGCAGCAATCAACCATATGACTGCCAATCTAGCCTTTGATTATGGTCCTGAAGTAAGAATTAATGCAGTAGCACCAGGAGCGATAAAAACTGATGCTTTGGCCTCGGTGCTGACACCAGAAAGGGAGCAAAAAATGTTGTCACATACGCCACTACAGCGACTAGGTGAGGTGCAAGATATTGCTGGTGCAGTGCTTTATTTTGCAGCACCAATATCGTCATGGGTAAGCGGTCAAGTGTTATTTGTCAACGGTGGTGGTGTGCAAACGTTGGATTAA
- a CDS encoding PadR family transcriptional regulator encodes MSLAHVILGLLQQQERTGYDLKTKCFDDCIAHLWPADQAQIYRTLDKLESQGWITCTVEIQHDRPNRKVYRITEAGEVELTHWLQTHHPLPVLREPLLVQLYFAAQLPHEAIVDLLEQELEARQEKLAQCEEIEALSLSNPTASHEQKLHRLVLDLVKQREQTYLDWLQKAIAAIRSQST; translated from the coding sequence ATGTCTCTTGCCCATGTGATTCTGGGTCTGCTCCAACAACAGGAGCGGACAGGCTACGACCTCAAAACCAAGTGCTTTGACGATTGCATTGCCCATCTATGGCCAGCAGATCAGGCACAGATTTATCGGACTTTAGACAAACTGGAGTCACAGGGGTGGATTACCTGTACCGTCGAGATTCAGCACGATCGCCCCAATCGCAAGGTTTATCGAATTACTGAAGCAGGTGAAGTAGAGTTAACCCACTGGCTCCAGACGCATCATCCGTTGCCCGTGTTGCGAGAGCCGTTGCTGGTGCAGCTCTATTTTGCGGCTCAGTTGCCTCACGAGGCGATCGTGGATCTGCTAGAGCAGGAACTGGAAGCACGGCAAGAAAAGCTAGCCCAGTGTGAGGAGATCGAGGCTCTATCTTTGAGTAATCCGACTGCATCGCACGAACAAAAACTGCATCGACTAGTTTTGGACTTAGTGAAGCAACGGGAACAGACTTATTTAGATTGGTTGCAAAAGGCGATCGCAGCAATCCGTAGCCAATCAACGTAA
- a CDS encoding helix-turn-helix domain-containing protein has translation MKQPQVGELIRSLRQKLNLTQQQLSVELGVVTPTVNRWENGHSQPSPMALKLIEAKLTELGKRGDELLENYLAKSVN, from the coding sequence ATGAAACAGCCTCAAGTAGGTGAGTTGATTCGTTCGCTTCGACAGAAGCTCAATCTGACCCAACAGCAGCTAAGTGTTGAATTAGGAGTAGTTACGCCAACGGTTAACCGATGGGAAAACGGTCATTCTCAACCTTCTCCAATGGCTCTCAAGCTAATTGAGGCAAAGCTTACAGAGTTAGGAAAACGAGGTGATGAGTTACTGGAAAACTATCTAGCTAAATCAGTTAACTAA
- a CDS encoding nucleoside deaminase — protein MINDAELQNLHRCIELATKALEAGDEPFGSVLVAADGTVLAEERNHVGSGDQTRHPEFALARWAAANMTIEERAASTVFTSGEHCPMCAAAHGWVGLGRIVYISSSTQLSTWLAELGVSASPVRSLPINEVVPSLVVEGPVPDLAEQVRDLHRRFYSFS, from the coding sequence ATGATTAACGACGCTGAGTTGCAGAATTTACACCGCTGCATAGAACTGGCAACCAAAGCTTTGGAGGCAGGAGACGAGCCATTTGGCTCTGTGCTTGTCGCTGCCGACGGAACCGTTCTCGCTGAGGAACGTAACCATGTCGGCTCTGGCGATCAAACTCGCCATCCAGAGTTCGCTCTAGCGCGCTGGGCGGCGGCGAACATGACCATCGAGGAAAGAGCAGCGTCGACCGTTTTCACCTCTGGGGAACACTGTCCGATGTGTGCTGCCGCTCATGGTTGGGTTGGGCTAGGACGTATTGTGTACATCAGTTCTTCCACGCAACTGTCTACTTGGCTCGCCGAGTTAGGGGTTTCAGCATCTCCTGTACGGAGTCTACCCATTAACGAGGTCGTTCCAAGCCTCGTGGTAGAGGGTCCAGTTCCCGACTTAGCTGAGCAAGTACGAGACTTACATCGTCGCTTCTACAGTTTTTCATGA